Proteins encoded in a region of the Oncorhynchus gorbuscha isolate QuinsamMale2020 ecotype Even-year linkage group LG16, OgorEven_v1.0, whole genome shotgun sequence genome:
- the LOC123998878 gene encoding LOW QUALITY PROTEIN: serine/threonine-protein kinase LMTK1-like (The sequence of the model RefSeq protein was modified relative to this genomic sequence to represent the inferred CDS: deleted 1 base in 1 codon): MLPGPPELEHRCCLGPQSESTEAFLAPRVRTQRLPGPPELEHRGFLGPQSSLGEVNAGLSTTQVVVKELKASASVQDQMHFLEEAQPYRALQNPALLQCLAQCSEVTPYLLVMEFCPLGDLKSYLRSCRAADSVTPDPLTLQRMACEIASGLLHLHKHNFIHSDLALRNCLLTSERTVKIGDYGLSHSRYKDDYFVTPDQIWVPLRWIAPELIDEVHGNLLVVDQTKDSNVWSLGVTIWELFELGNQPYRHYTDRQVLTYAVKEQQLKLTRPRLKVPLAERWYEVMQFCWLQPEQRPNSEEVHLLLTYLCAKGASGVQEDFEQRWNSLRPNLTGSTTHSHTAPAPPPLAQTTVPAPARPSISGDVELEPASTSRNSFPLLEHFSHDSFHSDSGDDILTVTETSYGGLNFEYKWEQARAEQPYCSSSTSGPLGQGNPHYQDVYYPVGNTATSGSCKGDGVDGGLVLGVSPSYYESDHSGSGSGSGVGVVPVLSAHSPSVGSEYYIRIEEPVECNINLDDSVVDYSPGLEAEDGLSSGSRTPQPQSQSQPSAYWSAAAGDSSGGKHSTHDSDNSPALSLTMEPLLRQTASTASPVELGRSHQYFSPNQRQAFYCEQSPIRETCCQSPEDTPIMSQLNLHHPMGRLETLWGTRWEPRPVDTLDMLSLSLSVTNASPCEAFSLDDVFLHPSSSLSSSFTSSSFTSSSLLPKSLDSGYDTENNESPEFILKEGGGNGDFLLDCEGNQQQHPVLGGSHLARGGVSLGPRSDQMVLQQVDLGDGVGVTLCTSSSSGCTELQLKGLSDKNLFVTLPTSLTTTQRTRGVPRMKGVTSSPVQEIRRTFGAHSLETEDTVDGGLSGQRVHPCDAVGLESEHSGEEPASGCSSTMVSEGSSTVQEASARHPDQENHHRASEDDYSPIQSLGSDSTIDYREEVLKEEEDGEGEQGSTEEDMPEFNQELCREVERRAPLTEGEESDDSESEEELRSYNLQEELSEEDILLCDELDRKKKAVSFFDDVTVFLFDRRTGELADFTFPQEQSPAARPQAGRTPSRTSIPTPPWFTTTSPPWATTSTPAEHHTLPEDSDGNMSEEGGGFEWEDDIPLMTSPLSSPSTAEPPVSDLIPVPAAKPPEDKPPEDKPPEDKPPEDKPPEDKPPEDKPPEDKPPEDKPPEDKPPEDKPVAVTAASQFSRFSVSRSRFSITHVPNPDLNSGGQSW; the protein is encoded by the exons GTTCTCTTGGGGAGGTGAATGCAGGTCTCAGCACCACCCAGGTGGTGGTCAAGGAGCTGAAGGCCAGTGCCAGTGTCCAGGACCAGATGCACTTCCTGGAAGAGGCACAGCCATACCG TGCCCTCCAGAACCCAGCCCTCCTGCAGTGCCTGGCACAGTGCTCAGAGGTCACACCTTATCTACTGGTCATGGAGTTCTGTCCTCTG GGCGACCTGAAGAGTTACCTGCGCAGCTGTCGGGCGGCTGACTCCGTGACCCCTGATCCCCTGACCCTCCAGCGAATGGCGTGCGAGATCGCCTCGGGCCTGCTGCACCTGCACAAACACAACTTCATTCACAG TGACCTGGCCTTAAGGAACTGCCTTCTGACCTCAGAGAGGACAGTAAAGATAGGAGACTATGGCCTCTCACACAGCAGATACAAG GATGACTACTTTGTGACTCCAGACCAGATCTGGGTGCCGCTGCGTTGGATCGCCCCAGAGCTCATAGACGAGGTGCATGGTAACCTACTAGTGGTGGACCAGACTAAGGACAGCAACGTCTG GTCTCTGGGAGTGACTATCTGGGAGTTGTTTGAGTTGGGGAACCAGCCGtacagacactacactgacagacaggtCCTGACTTACGCTGTGAAGGAACAGCAGCTCAAACTAACCAGGCCCCGGCTCAAAGTACCCCTGGCTGAGCGctg gtaTGAAGTGATGCAGTTCTGCTGGCTGCAGCCAGAGCAGAGACCCAACAGTGAGGAGGtacacctcctcctcacctacCTGTGTGCCAAGGGGGCCAGTGGAGTCCAGGAGGACTTTGAACAGCGCTGGAACTCCCTGAGACCCAACCTGACTGGCAGCACCACCCACAGCCACACCGCCCCAGCGCCTCCACCACTAGCCCAGACTACTGTCCCTGCCCCAGCCCGACCATCTATCTCTGGGGATGTGGAGTTGGAGCCGGCCTCCACCTCCCGCAACTCCTTCCCCCTCCTAGAACACTTCTCCCACGACAGCTTCCACTCAGACAGCGGT GACGACATCCTGACCGTGACAGAGACCAGCTATGGTGGGCTCAACTTCGAGTACAAGTGGGAGCAGGCGAGAGCCGAGCAGCCATACTGTTCCTCATCCACCAGCGGGCCTCTGGGCCAGGGCAACCCTCACTACCAGGACGTATACTACCCCGTCGGGAACACCGCCACCTCGGGCAGCTGTAAAGGGGACGGAGTGGATGGAGGGCTTGTTCTGGGGGTCTCCCCATCCTACTACGAGTCCGACCACTCCGGATCGGGGTCAGGGTCGGGGGTAGGGGTGGTGCCGGTGTTGAGCGCTCACAGCCCTTCGGTCGGCAGTGAGTACTACATCCGTATTGAGGAGCCGGTGGAGTGTAATATCAACCTGGATGATAGTGTGGTTGACTACAGCCCTGGGTTGGAGGCTGAGGATGGCCTCTCCTCAGGGAGCAGAACCCcacagccccagtcccagtcccagcccagTGCCTACTGGTCAGCAGCAGCAGGCGACAGCAGTGGGGGTAAACACAGTACCCATGACTCTGACAATAGCCCGGCCTTGTCCCTGACCATGGAGCCTCTCctgagacagacagccagcacAGCCAGTCCCGTGGAGCTGGGGCGATCCCACCAGTACTTCTCACCCAATCAGAGACAGGCTTTCTACTGTGAACAGTCGCCCATTCGAGAGACGTGTTGCCAATCACCAGAGGACACGCCCATAATGTCCCAGCTGAACCTGCATCATCCAATGGGGAGGCTGGAAACCCTCTGGGG AACCCGGTGGGAACCCCGACCCGTGGACACCCTGGACATGCTGTCGCTGTCATTGTCGGTTACCAACGCCAGCCCCTGTGAGGCCTTCAGCCTTGATGAcgtctttctccatccctcctcctccctctcctcctctttcacctcctcttctttcacctcctcatctctcctccccaagTCCCTGGACAGTGGCTACGACACAGAGAACAATGAAAGCCCAGAGTTCATCCTAAAGGAGGGAGGTGGGAATGGGGACTTCCTATTGGACTGCGAAGGAAACCAGCAACAACACCCAGTCCTCGGTGGGAGCCACCTGGCCCGTGGTGGGGTTAGCCTGGGGCCGAGGTCGGACCAGATGGTCCTTCAGCAGGTGGACCTGGGTGATGGGGTTGGGGTCACTCTGtgtacctcttcctcctctggctGCACTGAGCTGCAGCTAAAGGGACTAAGTGATAAGAATCTGTTCGTGACTCTGCCTACTTCTCTGACTACGACGCAGAGAACGAGAGGAGTCCCCAGGATGAAGGGAGTAACTTCTTCTCCAGTCCAGGAGATAAGAAGGACTTTTGGGGCACACAGCCTCGAAACAGAGGATACGGTTG ATGGGGGGCTGTCTGGCCAAAGAGTCCACCCCTGTGATGCTGTAGGCCTGGAGTCTGAGCACAGCGGCGAGGAGCCGGCATCTGGGTGCAGCTCCACCATGGTGTCTGAGGGTTCCTCCACAGTGCAGGAGGCTTCAGCCAGACACCCTGACCAGGAGAACCATCACAGGGCCTCAGAGGATGACTACTCCCCCATCCAGTCCCTGGGCTCCGACTCTACCATAGACTACAGAGAGGAGGtgctgaaagaggaggaggacggtGAGGGAGAGCAGGGATCGACTGAGGAGGACATGCCAGAGTTTAATCAG GAGCTGTGTCGGGAGGTGGAGAGGCGAGCTCCTCTAACCGAGGGGGAGGAGTCAGACGACAGTGAGTCAGAGGAGGAGCTGCGGAGCTACAACCTGCAGGAGGAGCTGAGCGAAGAGGACA TCCTTCTCTGTGACGAGCTGGACAGGAAGAAGAAAGCCGTGTCCTTCTTTGATGACGTCACCGTCTTCCTGTTCGACAG GAGAACAGGAGAGCTGGCTGACTTCACGTTTCCCCAGGAGCAGAGTCCAGCGGCCAGGCCTCAGGCGGGGAGAACCCCCAGCCGGACCTCCATCCCCACCCCACCATGGTTCACCACCACCAGCCCACCATGGGCCACCACCTCCACCCCGGCAGAGCACCACACCCTCCCAGAGGACTCTGATGGCAACATGTCAGAAGAAG gtGGTGGGTTTGAGTGGGAGGATGACATCCCATTGATGACAAGCCCGTTGTCCAGCCCGTCTACAGCTGAGCCACCGGTCTCTGATCTCATCCCGGTCCCTGCAGCCAAGCCTCCCGAGGACAAGCCTCCCGAGGACAAGCCTCCCGAGGACAAGCCTCCCGAGGACAAGCCTCCCGAGGACAAGCCTCCCGAGGACAAGCCTCCCGAGGACAAGCCTCCCGAGGACAAGCCTCCCGAGGACAAGCCTCCCGAGGACAAGCCGGTAGCAGTAACAGCAGCATCACAGTTCTCCCGCTTCAGCGTGTCCCGCTCCCGCTTCTCCATCACACACGTCCCCAATCCAGACCTGAACTCTGGAGGTCAGTCCTGGTGA